Proteins co-encoded in one Brassica oleracea var. oleracea cultivar TO1000 chromosome C4, BOL, whole genome shotgun sequence genomic window:
- the LOC106338064 gene encoding histone-lysine N-methyltransferase family member SUVH2-like, which yields MHGLIRIVAQVLPGREAQSRSPPPETSSTAGWSFAPTLDVEADKGSNSLAIVPVPDHENHQALVVQTLDQDDQGLDRYVLKRTRMIYDSLLIHLTVEGPKPSRAVNVKAWRLMKERELWLNKGQHLVGSVPGVEIGDIFFYRMELCMFGFHRQSQAGIDYTTAQRSSFGVPIATSIIVSGGYEDDEDRGDELVCSGQGGRDKSGQQRHQKLEGGNLAMVHSMQHGVAVRVIRGLEYKNEVRSKVFVYDGLYRIIDCSLVRKSGFDIFKFTLVRIQGQPEMGSARLKRALTLRNTPLVAMPAGYISFNLYGKNEGVPVYLYNGIDYDRSPLNYGYISQSDISSVISAQGGNNGGCDCQLSCTDDCICVRKNGGELPCSPYGYLLRGKPVIFECGVTCKCTSGCANRIAQRGLRKKMEVFRTREAGWGVRSLDLIHAGEFICEYAGIMVTKEQGEIMSMNGDSLVYPGRFAANWKLWGDLSDVYPGNVPPSYPTIPPIDYAIDVSRLRRIVG from the exons ATGCATGGTCTGATTCGGATCGTGGCCCAAGTTCTTCCCGGACGCGAAGCCCAG TCCCGTTCCCCACCCCCCGAAACCTCCTCCACCGCTGGATGGTCATTTGCTCCGACACTAGATGTTGAAGCGGACAAGGGTTCGAACTCCCTCGCGATCGTCCCCGTACCGGATCACGAAAACCACCAGGCTCTGGTGGTTCAAACGCTCGACCAGGACGACCAGGGACTTGACCGGTATGTCTTAAAACGGACTCGAATGATCTACGACTCTCTCCTGATTCATCTCACTGTGGAGGGACCTAAACCCAGCAGAGCCGTCAATGTCAAGGCTTGGAGGCTGATGAAAGAACGTGAGTTGTGGCTGAACAAGGGCCAACACTTGGTAGGTTCAGTCCCCGGGGTTGAGATCGGGGACATATTCTTTTACCGTATGGAGCTTTGCATGTTCGGCTTCCACCGCCAGTCACAAGCCGGAATTGACTATACAACGGCTCAGCGAAGCTCCTTTGGCGTGCCTATAGCAACCAGCATCATCGTATCGGGTGGCTACGAGGACGATGAAGACAGAGGAGATGAACTGGTTTGTTCGGGCCAGGGTGGTCGGGACAAATCCGGGCAGCAACGTCACCAGAAGCTAGAAGGTGGGAATCTTGCTATGGTACACAGCATGCAACACGGTGTCGCGGTACGCGTCATTCGCGGGTTAGAGTACAAAAACGAAGTCCGCTCGAAGGTGTTCGTGTACGATGGCCTGTACAGGATCATAGATTGCAGCCTTGTTAGAAAGTCAGGGTTTGATATCTTCAAGTTTACACTTGTTAGAATACAAGGACAGCCCGAGATGGGGAGTGCAAGACTGAAGCGTGCGCTAACACTTAGAAATACACCATTGGTTGCGATGCCTGCTGGGTATATAAGTTTTAACCTTTATGGTAAAAACGAGGGTGTCCCGGTGTATCTGTATAATGGCATTGACTATGACCGCTCACCGCTGAACTATGGCTACATCTCGCAATCTGACATTAGTAGTGTGATTTCTGCTCAAGGAGGGAACAACGGTGGATGCGATTGTCAACTCTCATGCACTGATGATTGTATATGCGTAAGGAAAAATGGTGGTGAGCTTCCTTGCAGCCCTTATGGATATTTGTTGAGAGGGAAACCCGTTATTTTCGAATGCGGGGTTACTTGCAAGTGCACTTCTGGTTGCGCGAACCGTATCGCCCAAAGGGGGTTGAGGAAGAAGATGGAGGTTTTCCGAACCAGGGAAGCTGGTTGGGGTGTTAGGTCGCTGGATTTGATTCACGCGGGCGAGTTTATCTGTGAGTATGCTGGTATTATGGTCACAAAAGAGCAAGGGGAGATTATGTCGATGAACGGGGATAGTCTGGTCTATCCGGGACGGTTTGCTGCAAACTGGAAGTTGTGGGGTGATTTATCTGATGTTTACCCGGGTAATGTCCCGCCAAGTTATCCTACTATTCCGCCAATTGATTATGCAATTGACGTGTCGAGGCTGAGAAGAATTGTGGGGTGA